In Rhinatrema bivittatum chromosome 11, aRhiBiv1.1, whole genome shotgun sequence, a single window of DNA contains:
- the LOC115072957 gene encoding probable beta-D-xylosidase 5, which yields MHFQELVVTFLFLSTMVSSEQEYPFMDPSLPWHDRVNDLVNRLTLEEMVLQMARGGARKNGPAPPIERLGIKPYSWNTECLRGDVEAPGWATSFPQALGLAASFSTDLIYRVANATATEVRAKHNYFMSVGNYDDHTGLSCFSPVINIMRHPLWGRNQETYGEDPFLSGVLSAAFVKGLQGDHPRYLKASAGCKHFDVHGGPENIPVSRFSFDARVEERDWRMTFLPQFQACVQAGTYSIMCSYNRVNGVPACANKKLLTDILRTEWGFPGYVVSDEGAVEFIMEKHGFTRSFLETAVASVSAGCNLELAFGLADNVFMKIQEAVAEGNISLQLVKERVSPLFYTRMRLGEFDPPDMNPYSTFDQSLVQSQEHRSLSLDAATQSFVLLKNLRRALPLSLAGIRGRKIAVVGPFADDPGVLFGDYSPVPDPQYVSTPRKGLETLPAEVRFAAGCSNPKCDQYSPSEVKAVVRPADIIIVCLGTGTSIEAEGNDRQDLSLPGHQDDLLKDVVSTAAGRPVILLLFNAGPLDISWAKANESVSAILECFFPAQATGVAIVKTLVDVDKTDPAGRLPATWPAGMHQVPAMKNYSMEGRTYRYYGNQAPLYPFGYGLSYTTFHYSDLRLVESSVPICGNLTVSVEVENTGQRDGEEVVQLYLRWAQASVPVPRWQLVGTRRLPIPARRSVKVGFQVTNQQRAVWTEQWLLEPGSFSVFVGGQQPFQETKANSNVLQAEFTVWGAAQPLGQC from the exons ATGCATTTCCAGGAGCTTGTGGTGACTTTTCTCTTTCTGAGCACAATGGTGTCCTCTGAGCAGGAATACCCATTCATGGACCCCTCGCTACCCTGGCATGATAGAGTTAATGATCTGGTTAACAGACTGACCCTGGAAGAAATGGTACTTCAG ATGGCCAGAGGAGGTGCACGGAAGAATGGTCCTGCCCCGCCCATTGAGCGGCTTGGAATAAAACCCTACTCCTGGAACACGGAGTGTCTCAGGGGCGATGTAGAGGCTCCAGGATGGGCAACTTCATTCCCGCAGGCTCTTGGGTTGGCAGCTTCCTTCAG CACTGACCTGATCTACCGTGTTGCCAATGCCACAGCAACAGAGGTCAGAGCGAAGCACAACTATTTCATGTCCGTTGGCAACTATGATGACCACACTGGACTGAGCTGCTTCAGCCCTGTGATAAACATTATGAGGCACCCGCTCTGGGGGAGAAACCAG GAGACCTATGGTGAGGATCCTTTCCTGAGTGGAGTCCTTTCTGCAGCTTTTGTAAAGGGGCTGCAGGGAGATCATCCTCGATACCTCAAAGCAAGTGCTGGCTGCAAACATTTTGATGTTCATGGTGGTCCTGAAAACATCCCCGTGTCCAGGTTCAGCTTTGATGCCAGG GTCGAAGAGAGAGATTGGAGAATGACCTTCCTTCCACAGTTCCAGGCCTGCGTCCAAGCTGGAACCTATAGCATCATGTGCAGCTACAACAG GGTGAACGGCGTTCCGGCCTGTGCCAACAAGAAGTTGCTGACAGACATACTGCGAACAGAGTGGGGCTTCCCAGGCTACGTTGTGAGTGACGAGGGAGCCGTGGAATTCATCATGGAGAAGCACGGATTCACCAGGAGCTTCCTGGAGACAGCAGTTG CCTCGGTCTCTGCGGGCTGTAACCTTGAACTGGCCTTCGGCCTGGCAGATAACGTCTTCATGAAAATCCAGGAAGCTGTAGCAGAGGGTAACATCAGTTTGCAG TTGGTGAAGGAGAGGGTGAGCCCGCTGTTCTACACACGAATGCGCCTGGGGGAGTTTGACCCACCAGACATGAACCCTTACAGCACCTTCGACCAGAGCCTGGTGCAGAGCCAGGAGCACAGGAGCCTCTCCCTGGACGCCGCCACCCAGAGCTTCGTCCTGCTGAAGAACCTCCGGCGCGCTCTGCCCCTCAGCCTCGCGGGAATCCGCGGCAGGAAGATTGCG GTGGTCGGCCCATTCGCCGATGATCCAGGGGTGCTGTTCGGCGACTATTCGCCTGTCCCCGATCCTCAGTACGTGTCCACGCCCAG GAAGGGCCTGGAGACACTGCCGGCTGAAGTCCGCTTCGCTGCAGGGTGCAGCAATCCTAAGTGTGACCAGTACTCCCCCTCTGAGGTGAAGGCAGTGGTACGGcccgctgacatcatcattgtGTGCCTTGGAACAG GAACCAGCATAGAGGCTGAAGGAAATGATCGCCAGGACCTCTCCCTACCTGGGCATCAGGATGACCTCCTGAAGGATGTGGTCAGCACAG CTGCAGGTCGCCCAGTTATTCTGCTTCTCTTCAACGCCGGTCCCTTGGATATCTCATGGGCCAAGGCCAATGAGAGTGTGAGCGCCATCCTGGAATGCTTCTTCCCAGCACAGGCCACTGGCGTGGCTATCGTCAAAACCCTGGTTGATGTGGACAAGACTGATCCAGCAGGCAGGCTTCCTGCCACCTGGCCAGCAGGGATGCATCAG GTGCCCGCAATGAAAAACTACAGCATGGAGGGTCGGACTTACCGTTACTATGGCAACCAAGCGCCGCTGTACCCGTTTGGTTATGGGCTGTCCTACACCACCTTCCACTACAGCGACCTCCGACTAGTGGAGTCCTCGGTGCCCATCTGCGGAAATCTCACCGTGTCCGTGGAGGTGGAAAACACTGGCCAGAGAGATGGCGAGGAG GTCGTGCAGCTCTACCTCCGCTGGGCTCAGGCATCGGTGCCGGTCCCTCGCTGGCAGCTGGTGGGCACCCGTCGCCTCCCCATCCCCGCCAGGCGCTCCGTGAAAGTGGGTTTCCAGGTGACGAACCAGCAGCGAGCAGTCTGGACAGAGCAGTGGCTGCTGGAGCCGGGCTCCTTCTCCGTCTTTGTCGGTGGACAGCAGCCGTTCCAGGAGACGAAGGCAAACTCCAACGTGCTCCAGGCCGAGTTCACGGTCTGGGGAGCGGCCCAGCCCCTCGGGCAGTGCTAG